One genomic segment of Nitrospiria bacterium includes these proteins:
- a CDS encoding PilZ domain-containing protein produces the protein METPGDRKDTPKAADKRKSLRSPIIVLKVSAEGDRKRLFGYAKNVSRGGLYIQSVNPRQPGDQFAIAFQIPNTEIRVECRCEVVWKRGYNPSSKEDPGYGVRFLDLPIVVADAIDQWVKQQR, from the coding sequence ATGGAGACGCCGGGGGACCGAAAGGACACGCCGAAAGCTGCGGATAAACGGAAGTCGCTGCGGTCTCCGATCATCGTTCTCAAAGTGAGCGCCGAGGGCGATCGAAAGCGCCTGTTTGGCTACGCCAAGAACGTCAGCCGCGGCGGGCTTTATATCCAGTCGGTCAACCCCCGGCAGCCGGGCGATCAGTTCGCCATCGCCTTTCAAATTCCCAACACGGAGATCCGCGTCGAGTGCCGCTGCGAGGTGGTCTGGAAGCGGGGATACAATCCGTCGAGCAAGGAGGACCCCGGTTACGGGGTCCGCTTCCTGGACCTGCCGATCGTCGTGGCCGACGCGATCGATCAATGGGTCAAGCAACAGCGCTGA
- a CDS encoding SAM-dependent methyltransferase — MPDEGRASLARKIREEIRRKGRMTFARFMEIALYDPDEGYYIAAAERIGLGGDYYTSPDVHPVFGRLLAKQIRQMETLVPGPDPFTILEMGAGKGLLCRDILGGLKRDTPERFDRYRYAVIERSPAMVVKQKALLRDAGLTGSVVWVSSLEDAAAEGSLRGCVLSNELVDAFPVHRVVGTREGLDEIYVGLMDDRLVDTADLPSTPDLPAYFDGLKVRLTEGQRAEVNLEAARWIRAVGRTLDRGFVVTIDYGYPASELFAAHRKKGSLLCYYRHTVNDDPYGRIGRQDITSHVDFTQLARAGAESGLSVTGFTNQLNFLMSLGIAQEMEKSDPESPEIQSVKRLLARESMGGVFKILVQHKGLAPPPLEGLSFRPYFKDVLTV, encoded by the coding sequence ATGCCGGACGAAGGCCGGGCGTCGTTAGCCCGCAAAATCCGGGAGGAGATCCGGCGCAAGGGCCGGATGACCTTCGCACGGTTCATGGAGATCGCCCTGTACGATCCGGACGAGGGCTATTATATCGCGGCCGCCGAGCGAATCGGCCTCGGCGGGGATTACTACACCAGTCCCGATGTGCATCCCGTCTTCGGCCGGCTTCTGGCGAAGCAGATCCGTCAGATGGAGACGCTCGTCCCGGGGCCGGATCCTTTCACGATTCTTGAGATGGGCGCCGGGAAGGGACTGCTCTGCCGGGACATCCTGGGTGGGTTGAAGAGGGATACGCCGGAGCGGTTCGATCGTTATCGTTACGCCGTGATCGAGCGCAGTCCGGCCATGGTCGTGAAACAAAAAGCGCTGCTCCGCGATGCGGGCTTGACCGGCTCCGTCGTCTGGGTTTCAAGCCTCGAGGACGCCGCGGCCGAAGGGTCCCTGCGGGGATGCGTTTTGTCGAACGAGTTGGTGGATGCCTTCCCGGTCCATCGGGTGGTCGGGACCCGGGAAGGGCTGGACGAGATTTACGTGGGTTTGATGGACGACCGCCTCGTCGATACGGCCGATCTGCCCTCCACGCCGGACCTGCCGGCCTACTTCGACGGGTTGAAGGTCCGCCTGACCGAGGGCCAGCGGGCGGAGGTGAATCTTGAAGCGGCCCGTTGGATCCGCGCGGTCGGCCGGACCCTGGATCGGGGCTTCGTGGTCACGATCGATTACGGTTATCCGGCCTCGGAGCTGTTCGCGGCGCATCGGAAAAAAGGAAGCCTGCTCTGCTACTACCGGCATACCGTCAACGACGACCCGTACGGCCGGATCGGCCGGCAGGATATCACGTCCCATGTCGACTTCACACAACTGGCCCGGGCCGGCGCCGAATCGGGACTGTCCGTGACCGGTTTTACGAACCAGCTCAATTTTTTGATGAGCCTCGGGATCGCGCAGGAGATGGAGAAGTCCGATCCCGAGAGCCCGGAGATCCAGTCGGTCAAGCGACTGTTGGCCCGGGAGAGCATGGGCGGGGTGTTCAAGATTCTCGTTCAGCATAAGGGCCTCGCGCCGCCTCCGCTGGAAGGTTTGAGCTTTCGACCGTACTTCAAGGACGTTTTGACGGTGTGA
- a CDS encoding AAA family ATPase — protein MIWYRSLMNPAAYPHPVREVRHLATHISDVFLTGPFAYKIKKPVDLKFLDFSTLEKRRFYCEREVVLNRRLAPEIYVGVVPITRDGEDFRVEGEGEPVEYAVKMVQFGQDGLLDAMAERGGLTRAPILELASQVARFHRSIDRADDAFGTTDVIGENVLRNFEQTAKFQGIVVSPERFSRLKKYSEDFLTRKASLFHERVKRGAIRICHGDLHLQNICLDRGRLIVFDCIEFNEALNHIDVVNEIAFLLMDLDHRGLAGLGNRFLNSYLEQTQDYEGLSVLDFYLVYRACVRAKVACFLLDDPEITEAEKAAAGARASAYFELAEGYLADRRPGLILMAGVSGSGKSTVASDVAENSAGVMIRSDAVRKSLAGSGREARGPTDYARGLYAPEMTERTYDGLLERAGFVIASGRWALLDATYARKPHRRTAKSWAEKMAVPFAILHCTAPLSVLEARLARRTAESKDISDADVGIMRRQLSVFEPFEPEEAESVVPVDTEKGWNAQELVAACRTKAGRR, from the coding sequence ATGATCTGGTACCGCTCGCTCATGAACCCTGCGGCTTACCCCCATCCCGTCCGGGAGGTCCGCCACCTGGCGACGCATATCTCGGACGTCTTCCTGACCGGGCCGTTTGCCTACAAAATCAAGAAGCCGGTCGATCTGAAGTTTCTCGACTTCTCCACGCTGGAGAAACGGCGTTTCTATTGCGAGAGGGAAGTGGTCTTGAACCGACGGTTGGCGCCGGAGATCTACGTGGGGGTCGTGCCGATCACGCGTGACGGTGAAGATTTCCGTGTGGAAGGGGAGGGCGAACCGGTGGAGTATGCGGTGAAGATGGTCCAGTTCGGTCAGGACGGTCTTCTCGATGCGATGGCCGAGCGGGGCGGTCTGACGCGGGCCCCCATCCTCGAACTGGCCTCCCAGGTCGCCCGTTTTCACCGGTCGATCGACCGGGCCGACGACGCGTTCGGGACGACGGACGTCATCGGCGAGAACGTGCTGCGGAATTTCGAACAGACCGCGAAATTTCAGGGGATCGTGGTTTCTCCGGAACGGTTTTCGAGGCTCAAAAAGTATTCGGAAGATTTTTTGACCCGAAAAGCGTCCCTGTTTCATGAACGGGTCAAGCGCGGCGCGATTCGAATCTGTCACGGGGATCTGCATCTTCAAAACATCTGTCTCGATCGGGGGCGCTTGATCGTCTTCGACTGCATCGAATTCAACGAGGCGCTGAATCATATCGATGTAGTCAACGAGATCGCCTTCTTGTTGATGGACCTGGACCACCGCGGCCTGGCCGGGCTGGGCAACCGCTTTCTGAACAGCTACCTTGAGCAGACCCAGGACTACGAAGGGCTGTCCGTGCTGGACTTCTACCTTGTCTATCGCGCCTGCGTCAGGGCGAAGGTGGCCTGCTTTCTTCTGGATGATCCGGAGATCACGGAGGCCGAGAAGGCCGCCGCCGGCGCGCGCGCCTCGGCTTATTTCGAACTGGCCGAAGGTTACCTGGCCGACCGCCGGCCCGGCCTGATCCTGATGGCGGGGGTGAGCGGATCGGGGAAGAGCACCGTCGCATCCGACGTCGCGGAAAATTCCGCCGGCGTCATGATCCGTTCGGACGCCGTGCGCAAATCGCTGGCGGGGTCGGGGCGGGAGGCGCGGGGCCCGACGGATTACGCCCGGGGCCTCTACGCACCCGAGATGACGGAGCGGACCTACGACGGCCTCCTGGAACGGGCCGGGTTCGTGATCGCGAGCGGGCGATGGGCCCTCCTCGACGCCACGTATGCCCGGAAGCCGCACCGGCGGACCGCGAAGTCGTGGGCCGAGAAGATGGCGGTGCCCTTCGCCATCCTTCATTGCACCGCCCCGTTGTCGGTTCTTGAGGCGCGCCTGGCGCGGAGGACGGCGGAGTCGAAGGACATTTCGGATGCCGACGTCGGGATCATGCGGCGGCAGCTTTCGGTCTTCGAGCCGTTCGAGCCGGAGGAGGCGGAGTCGGTGGTTCCGGTCGATACCGAAAAGGGGTGGAACGCGCAGGAGCTCGTGGCGGCATGCCGGACGAAGGCCGGGCGTCGTTAG
- a CDS encoding TRL domain-containing protein, translating into MPMKTVNAIWRTAALAVLTAGLAGCIYANTTLPLAWISNTRLDVKDLNLENQEIIGQATAYGLLFGLISWGNAGLDAALENAKLKAGFEVKEVYDVKTDQRVFNVLGLYFSRTIIITAKAAH; encoded by the coding sequence ATGCCGATGAAAACCGTCAACGCCATATGGAGAACCGCCGCCCTAGCCGTGCTCACGGCCGGCTTGGCCGGCTGCATTTATGCCAACACGACCCTTCCCCTGGCCTGGATTTCCAATACCCGCCTCGATGTGAAGGACCTGAACCTGGAGAACCAGGAGATTATCGGCCAAGCCACGGCCTACGGCCTCTTGTTCGGTTTGATCTCCTGGGGAAACGCCGGACTCGATGCGGCCTTGGAGAACGCGAAGCTTAAGGCCGGCTTCGAAGTCAAAGAAGTGTACGATGTCAAAACCGACCAGCGGGTCTTTAACGTGCTGGGGCTCTACTTCAGCCGGACGATCATCATCACGGCCAAAGCGGCCCATTAA
- a CDS encoding DNA recombination protein RmuC gives METVLLIGIVAVVGLLAVLIVLQIQGRSKPPDTGMLVMQQQVDALRQQITETIAGNTTALNQQLSSVTQQVNQQLTAMVQQLQNATGQIGTRLDNAARVVGEVKQNLGELSKATQQVFDVGKDIASLQEILRAPKLRGILGELFLGDLLAQILPPNHFTLQHRFKSGETVDAVIRLGQFLVPVDSKFPLENFRRVVESKNDEERKAARKKFNADVKKHVDAIADKYILPDEGTFPFALMYIPAENVYYETIIKDENLGDDKSLSADALERKVIPVSPNSLYAYLQAIVMGLKGLQIEKSAQIIISHLERLRGDFERFRKEFEVIGTHLTNAKGRYDEASIRLDRFGERLVSAGQGEALPGELKNEPLRLN, from the coding sequence ATGGAAACCGTTCTTCTGATCGGAATCGTGGCGGTTGTCGGGCTGCTGGCGGTGCTCATCGTCCTGCAAATCCAGGGACGGAGCAAGCCGCCGGACACCGGGATGCTGGTGATGCAGCAGCAGGTGGACGCGCTGCGGCAGCAAATCACCGAGACGATCGCGGGAAACACGACCGCCCTCAATCAACAGCTCTCGTCCGTCACGCAGCAGGTCAACCAGCAGCTGACCGCGATGGTCCAGCAGCTCCAGAACGCCACCGGCCAGATCGGAACGCGCCTTGACAACGCGGCCCGGGTCGTCGGAGAAGTCAAGCAGAACCTGGGCGAGCTGTCGAAGGCGACCCAGCAGGTGTTTGACGTCGGCAAGGACATCGCCAGCCTTCAGGAAATTCTCCGGGCCCCGAAGCTGCGCGGGATTCTGGGCGAGTTGTTCTTGGGAGACCTCCTGGCCCAAATTCTTCCGCCCAATCATTTCACGCTCCAGCATCGCTTCAAGAGCGGGGAGACGGTCGACGCGGTGATCCGCCTGGGCCAATTTCTCGTGCCGGTGGATTCCAAGTTTCCGCTGGAGAATTTCCGCCGGGTGGTCGAGTCCAAAAACGACGAGGAGCGGAAGGCCGCCCGTAAAAAGTTCAACGCGGACGTCAAGAAACACGTCGACGCCATCGCCGACAAATACATCCTGCCGGACGAGGGAACCTTCCCGTTTGCGCTGATGTACATCCCGGCTGAGAATGTCTATTACGAAACCATCATCAAGGACGAAAACCTGGGCGATGACAAGAGTCTGTCGGCGGATGCGCTCGAACGGAAGGTGATCCCCGTCTCGCCCAACAGCCTGTACGCGTATCTCCAGGCGATCGTGATGGGCCTCAAGGGTCTGCAGATCGAGAAAAGCGCCCAGATCATCATCAGCCACCTGGAGCGTCTGCGGGGGGATTTCGAGCGGTTCCGGAAGGAATTCGAGGTGATCGGCACGCACCTCACCAACGCCAAGGGGCGGTATGACGAGGCGTCGATCCGTCTGGATCGGTTCGGCGAGCGGCTGGTCTCCGCGGGACAGGGCGAGGCCTTGCCGGGCGAATTGAAGAACGAACCGTTGCGGCTGAACTAG
- a CDS encoding sensor domain-containing diguanylate cyclase: protein MKNPELLVRYRLENSRLRTALAQRSKELSFFINSGKALTSTLEFNKILRVIMERAQRLIKCDAWSLLLLDEEAQELRFVAAKGTKGIKKIRLKVGQGIAGWVAKTGQPLIIHDVRKDRRFNRAADRIIRFKTRSVLCVPIVNKKRTIGVLEMINKQNREPFDETDQDLLRKLVDQAAIALERASLYERMSNLAITDDLTKLFNFRYLDQILDREINRCRRYGSVLSIIFFDMDYFKHVNDTHGHLMGSKVLIEVAHILIENLRDVDIIARYGGDEFVVVLPETNVETAIRITHRLHKSLKAHEFLKDEGLQIRMSASYGIAGYPEHALTKRDLVRMADQAMYLAKNSGRDQICIAEKRQERSRVRAT from the coding sequence ATGAAGAACCCGGAACTCCTTGTCCGCTACCGGCTTGAGAACAGCCGCCTGCGCACGGCCCTCGCCCAACGATCCAAGGAACTGTCCTTCTTCATCAACAGCGGCAAGGCCCTGACCTCCACGCTGGAGTTCAATAAAATCCTTCGAGTCATCATGGAGCGGGCGCAGCGGCTGATCAAGTGCGACGCCTGGTCGCTGCTCCTGTTGGATGAGGAGGCTCAGGAACTCCGTTTCGTCGCGGCCAAAGGAACCAAGGGCATCAAAAAGATCCGCCTGAAGGTGGGCCAAGGCATCGCCGGTTGGGTGGCCAAGACCGGCCAGCCCTTGATCATCCATGACGTGCGGAAGGACCGCCGGTTCAACCGGGCGGCGGATCGCATCATCCGGTTCAAGACCCGGTCCGTCCTGTGCGTGCCGATCGTGAATAAAAAGCGGACGATCGGCGTCCTGGAAATGATCAACAAACAGAACCGCGAACCGTTCGACGAAACCGACCAGGATCTCCTCCGGAAACTGGTGGATCAGGCCGCGATCGCGCTCGAGCGGGCGAGCCTCTACGAGCGCATGTCGAACCTGGCGATCACGGACGACCTGACCAAGCTGTTCAATTTCCGCTACCTGGACCAGATCCTCGACCGCGAGATCAATCGCTGCCGGCGCTACGGCTCGGTCCTGTCGATCATCTTTTTCGACATGGACTACTTCAAACACGTCAACGACACGCACGGCCATCTCATGGGCAGCAAGGTCCTGATCGAGGTGGCGCATATTCTGATTGAAAACCTTCGGGACGTGGATATCATCGCGCGGTACGGCGGCGACGAATTCGTAGTGGTCCTGCCGGAAACCAATGTCGAGACGGCCATCCGCATCACCCACCGCCTGCACAAAAGCCTGAAGGCGCACGAATTCTTGAAGGACGAAGGATTGCAGATCAGGATGTCGGCCAGCTACGGAATCGCCGGCTATCCGGAGCACGCGCTGACGAAGCGGGATCTGGTCCGGATGGCCGACCAGGCGATGTACTTGGCCAAGAACAGCGGGCGCGACCAGATCTGCATTGCCGAGAAACGGCAGGAACGGTCGCGGGTTCGCGCCACCTAG
- a CDS encoding nitrilase-related carbon-nitrogen hydrolase: MLKIAGIQMRCSKDPDANLRKALEMIALAAERGAKIIATQQLFSLPWFAFESRNDHFQWAETLEGPTVSALREAARASKTVLIGTFFEKEGDSYYNTAAVIEKDGTVLGRYRKVHLPQIPLWEEKHYFKAGDLGFPVFQTSFARIGVQICWDNFFPEGSRIMALQGAQIIVAPTAAAFASQSRWEKMICANAIANNVFILRINRAGKEERQTFYGRSFCVNPFGELIASPAGSNDAIVFSDVDLNEVQETRDIWTFFKDRRPELYGELARP, encoded by the coding sequence ATGCTTAAAATTGCCGGCATCCAGATGCGATGTTCGAAGGATCCAGACGCGAACCTCCGAAAAGCCCTCGAGATGATCGCCCTGGCCGCGGAACGGGGGGCCAAGATCATCGCCACGCAGCAACTTTTCAGTCTGCCCTGGTTCGCGTTCGAAAGTCGAAACGACCATTTTCAGTGGGCCGAGACGCTGGAAGGCCCGACCGTTTCGGCCCTTCGCGAAGCGGCGAGAGCGTCCAAGACGGTTTTAATCGGAACCTTTTTCGAGAAAGAAGGAGATTCCTACTACAATACGGCCGCCGTGATCGAAAAGGACGGGACCGTGCTCGGTCGTTACCGGAAAGTGCATCTCCCCCAGATCCCGCTGTGGGAAGAGAAGCATTATTTCAAGGCGGGGGACCTCGGCTTTCCGGTTTTTCAAACCTCCTTTGCGCGGATCGGCGTTCAGATCTGCTGGGACAATTTCTTTCCGGAAGGCAGCCGGATCATGGCCCTGCAGGGAGCCCAGATCATCGTCGCCCCGACCGCGGCCGCCTTTGCGTCCCAATCCCGCTGGGAAAAGATGATCTGCGCCAACGCCATTGCGAACAACGTCTTCATCCTTCGAATCAACCGGGCCGGCAAGGAGGAGCGACAAACGTTCTATGGCCGGAGCTTCTGCGTCAACCCCTTCGGAGAATTGATCGCCTCTCCCGCCGGGTCGAACGATGCCATTGTGTTTTCGGATGTGGATCTGAACGAGGTTCAGGAAACGCGGGACATCTGGACCTTTTTCAAGGACCGTCGGCCCGAACTCTATGGGGAACTCGCCCGGCCATGA
- the secA gene encoding preprotein translocase subunit SecA, whose amino-acid sequence MLGILIRKVIGTKNDRELKRLAPVVEQISAFETAVSSLDDQQLRSKTEEFRSRLASGASLDDVLPEAFAVVRETSKRRLGMRHFDVQLLGGIVLHEGKISEMKTGEGKTLVATLPLYLNALPGLGAHLVTVNDYLAKRDAQWMGPIYDALGLSVGVIQHEAAFRFDPTYQAADRRLQFLRPVNRVEAYQADITYGTNNEFGFDYLRDNMTVDLGQGVQRDLHYAIVDEVDSILIDEARTPLIISGPTEESTDKYYRINQIIPALKESEDYAVEEKTKTVTLTEEGNAKVERLLGVSNLYDMSNMDLVHHVIQALKAHALFKRDVDYVVKDGEVMIVDEFTGRLMPGRRWSDGLHQAVEAKEGVKIANENQTLASITFQNYFRLYKKLAGMTGTADTEAVEFAKIYNLDVMVIPANRNMIRKDFPDVVYRTEREKFNAIVEEVAERHQKGQPVLVGTISIEKSERLSGLLNRQGIKHSVLNAKYHEKEAEIIAQAGGKSAVTIATNMAGRGTDILLGGNPDFLFKRHLIQQPEMPPAEQARLLERIKKECEAEKAEVVALGGLHIQGTERHESRRIDNQLRGRAGRQGDPGSSRFYLSLEDDLMRIFGSERISGLMQRLGMEEGVPIEHRMVTRAIENAQKKVEAHNFDIRKQLLEYDDVMNKQREVIYEQRRRVLRGENLTDLFLGMIDDRLNELLDLYCPDGVYPEEWDLKGLNEALARQFAMSAERESEMKETGRAAVREHLIQKIDEAYKRKEAELSEPLMRQLEKMVTLRVIDTQWKDHLLAMDYLKEGIGLRGYGQKDPLVEYKREGFEMFSAMMERIKNDAVEHLFKIQVIKDQPAPPAPRPAAVPQPARLQFSRGDAPAQSKTVHRDVQKVGRNDPCPCGSGKKYKKCHGQ is encoded by the coding sequence ATGTTGGGAATATTGATCCGAAAAGTCATCGGGACCAAAAACGATCGGGAATTGAAACGGTTGGCCCCGGTGGTCGAACAGATTTCCGCCTTTGAGACGGCCGTCTCATCGTTGGACGATCAACAACTGCGGTCGAAAACGGAAGAGTTCCGATCCCGTTTGGCCTCCGGCGCATCGCTGGATGACGTTCTCCCCGAAGCCTTCGCCGTCGTGCGGGAGACGTCGAAACGGCGGCTTGGAATGCGTCATTTCGACGTACAGCTTCTGGGCGGAATCGTTTTGCACGAGGGAAAGATCTCCGAAATGAAGACGGGCGAGGGCAAGACGCTCGTCGCCACGCTTCCGCTGTATCTGAATGCGTTACCCGGACTCGGTGCCCATCTGGTTACGGTGAATGATTATCTGGCCAAACGGGATGCTCAGTGGATGGGCCCGATCTATGATGCGTTGGGTTTATCCGTGGGCGTGATCCAGCATGAAGCCGCTTTTCGGTTCGACCCGACCTACCAAGCGGCCGACCGCCGTTTGCAATTCCTCCGGCCCGTGAACCGGGTCGAAGCATATCAGGCCGACATCACGTACGGGACCAACAACGAATTCGGGTTCGACTATCTCCGCGACAATATGACGGTCGATTTGGGCCAGGGCGTTCAGCGGGACCTTCACTACGCGATCGTGGACGAAGTGGACAGCATCCTGATCGATGAGGCCCGGACGCCGCTGATCATTTCCGGACCTACCGAGGAATCCACGGACAAGTATTACCGGATCAATCAAATCATCCCTGCGTTGAAAGAATCAGAGGACTATGCCGTTGAGGAAAAAACCAAGACGGTGACCCTGACGGAGGAAGGCAACGCAAAAGTGGAACGGCTCCTGGGGGTGTCGAATCTTTACGACATGTCGAATATGGATCTGGTGCATCACGTCATCCAAGCCCTCAAGGCCCATGCCCTCTTCAAGCGCGACGTGGACTATGTGGTCAAAGACGGGGAGGTGATGATCGTCGATGAATTTACCGGACGCCTGATGCCGGGCCGCCGCTGGAGCGACGGCCTGCACCAGGCGGTTGAGGCCAAAGAGGGCGTCAAGATCGCCAACGAAAACCAGACGCTGGCCTCGATTACGTTCCAGAACTATTTCCGGTTGTACAAGAAACTGGCCGGCATGACCGGCACGGCCGACACCGAGGCGGTGGAGTTTGCCAAAATCTACAATCTGGATGTGATGGTGATCCCGGCCAACCGGAACATGATCCGGAAGGATTTCCCCGATGTCGTGTACCGGACCGAACGTGAAAAATTCAACGCGATCGTCGAAGAGGTGGCGGAACGGCATCAAAAAGGGCAGCCGGTTCTCGTGGGAACGATCTCCATTGAAAAATCCGAACGGCTGAGCGGCCTCCTCAATCGTCAGGGGATCAAGCACTCCGTTTTAAACGCGAAGTATCATGAAAAGGAGGCCGAGATCATCGCGCAGGCCGGCGGCAAGAGCGCCGTGACCATCGCGACCAACATGGCCGGACGCGGCACGGACATCCTCCTCGGAGGGAACCCCGATTTTCTTTTCAAGCGGCACCTCATCCAGCAGCCCGAGATGCCGCCGGCGGAGCAGGCCCGGCTTCTGGAGCGGATCAAAAAGGAATGCGAGGCCGAGAAAGCGGAGGTCGTGGCGCTGGGCGGGCTCCACATCCAGGGCACCGAGCGCCACGAGAGTCGCCGGATCGACAACCAGTTGCGGGGACGGGCCGGCCGGCAGGGGGATCCGGGATCGTCCCGGTTCTATCTTTCGTTGGAAGACGACCTCATGCGGATTTTCGGCTCGGAGCGTATTTCGGGGCTGATGCAGCGGCTCGGAATGGAGGAGGGGGTCCCGATCGAACACCGGATGGTGACCCGCGCCATCGAGAACGCCCAGAAAAAGGTGGAGGCCCATAATTTCGATATCCGGAAGCAATTGCTCGAGTACGACGACGTGATGAATAAACAGCGCGAGGTGATCTACGAACAGCGTCGGCGGGTCCTTCGCGGCGAAAATCTGACGGATCTGTTTCTGGGCATGATCGACGATCGTTTGAACGAGCTCCTGGATTTGTACTGTCCGGATGGGGTCTATCCGGAAGAATGGGATCTCAAAGGGCTCAACGAGGCGCTCGCCCGTCAGTTTGCGATGAGCGCTGAACGGGAATCGGAAATGAAAGAGACGGGACGAGCCGCGGTGCGGGAACACCTTATTCAGAAGATCGACGAGGCGTACAAACGGAAAGAGGCCGAGTTGAGCGAGCCGTTGATGCGTCAACTGGAAAAGATGGTGACGCTCCGCGTGATCGACACCCAATGGAAGGATCATCTCCTGGCGATGGATTACCTGAAGGAAGGAATCGGGCTGCGGGGCTACGGGCAGAAGGATCCCCTGGTGGAGTACAAACGGGAGGGATTCGAGATGTTCTCGGCCATGATGGAGCGCATCAAGAACGACGCGGTGGAGCATCTTTTCAAGATCCAAGTGATCAAGGACCAACCGGCCCCGCCGGCACCCCGCCCGGCGGCCGTTCCCCAGCCGGCGCGGCTTCAGTTCAGCCGCGGCGACGCTCCGGCCCAATCCAAGACGGTCCACCGGGACGTCCAGAAGGTCGGTCGGAACGACCCCTGCCCATGCGGAAGCGGAAAGAAATATAAGAAATGCCACGGACAATAG
- a CDS encoding cold-shock protein — protein MSKGKVKWFNEKKGYGFIEQEGGGDVFVHFSAIQGDGFKTLTEGQEVEFDVVDGKKGPQASNVVKAQ, from the coding sequence ATGAGTAAAGGAAAGGTCAAGTGGTTCAACGAGAAGAAGGGTTACGGATTTATCGAACAAGAGGGCGGAGGAGACGTCTTCGTCCATTTCTCGGCCATTCAGGGAGATGGATTTAAAACATTGACCGAGGGTCAGGAGGTGGAATTCGATGTGGTGGACGGTAAAAAAGGCCCACAGGCATCGAATGTGGTCAAGGCGCAATAA
- a CDS encoding M23 family metallopeptidase, protein MTRIKDLDANLRVITDIGPPPENDQLKGLGGPEEHGTDAVSQNGDVQPEDIIKMGEDLSQLKSAEAAQEVSFEQLTEAMKDRRSLWASTPSVWPVRGWLTSGFGNRISPFTGSVAMHNGIDLAARRDTPVMATASAVVSYEGFDSGLGKVVKLNHGYGMQTVYGHLSKVNVRIGQKVKRGDVVGFVGNTGLSTGPHLHYEVIVNNVPVNPLRYILN, encoded by the coding sequence ATGACACGCATCAAGGATCTGGACGCCAATTTGCGGGTGATCACGGACATCGGTCCTCCACCGGAAAACGACCAACTCAAAGGTCTGGGCGGACCGGAGGAACATGGGACGGATGCGGTTTCTCAAAACGGGGATGTACAACCGGAAGACATCATCAAGATGGGCGAGGATCTTAGCCAGCTCAAATCGGCCGAAGCGGCCCAAGAGGTAAGTTTCGAACAACTGACGGAGGCCATGAAAGACCGGCGTTCTTTATGGGCATCGACCCCTTCCGTCTGGCCCGTGCGGGGATGGTTGACGTCCGGATTTGGAAACCGGATCTCTCCGTTTACCGGAAGCGTCGCGATGCATAACGGCATCGATTTGGCTGCCCGTCGGGATACCCCGGTCATGGCGACCGCTAGTGCCGTGGTCAGTTATGAAGGGTTCGACAGCGGTTTGGGCAAGGTGGTCAAACTTAATCATGGTTACGGAATGCAAACGGTCTATGGACACCTTTCGAAAGTGAACGTCCGGATCGGTCAAAAGGTCAAACGGGGAGACGTAGTCGGTTTTGTCGGCAACACAGGATTGTCGACCGGTCCCCACCTGCATTACGAAGTTATCGTCAACAACGTCCCGGTCAATCCTTTGAGGTACATCCTAAATTAG
- a CDS encoding endonuclease III domain-containing protein, with amino-acid sequence MREKPRTAQELERYYRRLLEVYGPQHWWPADSLFEITVGAILTQNTAWRNVERAVAHLKREGLMTPQALHQVSLKRLSETIRPSGTFRIKAGRLKAFVQFLKSEYDGDLKQMISAPPGLLRSKLLSVKGIGPETADSILLYTGDVPIFVIDAYTRRVFSRHRLVDPEASYDCLQRFFMDHLPSRSELYNEYHALLVKVGKEHCKSTPICSGCPLETYLNGKKPNI; translated from the coding sequence ATGCGCGAAAAACCCCGGACGGCCCAAGAACTTGAACGGTATTATCGACGGTTGCTGGAAGTTTACGGCCCCCAGCATTGGTGGCCCGCGGACAGCTTGTTCGAAATCACGGTCGGGGCGATCCTGACCCAAAATACCGCCTGGAGAAATGTGGAACGGGCCGTGGCCCATTTAAAACGGGAGGGTCTCATGACACCCCAGGCGCTTCACCAGGTCTCGTTGAAGCGATTAAGCGAGACGATCCGCCCATCCGGTACCTTTAGAATCAAGGCCGGCCGATTAAAAGCATTCGTGCAGTTTCTGAAGTCAGAGTATGATGGCGATTTGAAACAAATGATCAGCGCGCCGCCCGGTCTGCTGCGTTCCAAACTGCTTTCCGTAAAGGGAATCGGGCCTGAGACAGCCGATTCGATTCTCTTGTACACCGGAGATGTTCCGATTTTTGTGATCGACGCTTACACTCGGCGGGTTTTCAGCCGGCACCGCTTGGTTGACCCGGAAGCTTCCTACGACTGTCTGCAACGTTTTTTCATGGACCATCTTCCATCCCGGTCCGAACTTTATAATGAATACCATGCCTTGTTGGTAAAGGTTGGCAAGGAGCATTGCAAGTCCACACCGATTTGCAGTGGATGTCCTTTAGAGACCTATTTGAATGGGAAAAAGCCCAATATATAG